TCCGGATGTTGTCCGCGGACATGATACGGGAGGGAGTCATCCAACGCTAATTACAAAGTATCCGGCTGGGAGCAGAAAAAATAGGTGAGGCCCATACATGTGGTATAATATTTGTGGTTTAGTGTCCGgttgaaaagagagagaagaggggaTCATGCATGTGCAGttgggaggagagagaagagagagacatgcatgtgattggtcaagtgcatgtccggactccaGCAGAACTCCCATGTTTATCTCCAAAATACCGGAATTTGACTCCGAACTGTTTTCGTGAACTGATACAGGTCCATTGAATTGCAAAAATGAAGTAATGTGCTCGGTCGGACATATGTCTGTGTTTTGCAGGTCAAGATGCACTGACATAGTACTGCACCGTACCGAGTGGTCGAACCGGCACGCGGTGTTCGACGCCGAGGTGGACGGGAGGCTGCGCGGCCGCGACGCCGGCCAGCCGAGGAAGAACGACTTCCTCGACGTGCTGCTCGACGTGGCGGCGCGTGAGGACGGCAAGGACCTGCTGGACCGCCAGACGCTACGATCACTTTTCACGGTAAGCATAATTTAATTTCTGACTCCGAGgacataaaagatattacttaaAAATTCCGCGCGCACATGCATGATCAGCCTTGCCATTTGAGCCTGCCGGGGATCAAAGCACATGGCCAGCCATGTTGATTGAGATTTATAATTTTAAATGTTGGCATCATGATATATGCCACAAATTTCATATTAAAAAAAAATTGGACCAAGAAATAGACATAAGATTTTGATATATATAGATTATAGGGCTGCCATTTTGCTTCGATTGATACTAGTAGTAGCAGATTTTTCTTCCTTATTTCCCTATGTCTGGACccattttttatgaaattttgtaGTACTACTATCCACTGTAGTGATGCTATAGGAACCACTAACAGTGATAACATTAAAAGTACCATCTGGATACTCATGTTTATGTGTCTAAAATTCCTACAGAATAGTCACACATAACTTTTTACAGAAATCATGCATGACAGattactcgtgtgttacaaagagtGCCACTGGAATTTTCCACTATAAGAACTGAATCATCTAAAACAagaattcctatgtttttcccttgtttcaaacCAGGCTGACTGTATTTCACTGCATTTCCAACAATTCTACCATAGCCCTCGCACGACTGCACTTCATCCAGCGCGTGAAGAATGAAAAATTGGGTTAGGAACAATAGCTTCCACTAAACTGCAATGAAATTAATATCAAATCTTATGTCACAAATCAACGGGTTGTTTCTTATATAGTTCATCCAAACAGTACATATATGTGCAAAGAAAATGTAAGTTTCTCTATCGAAAACAACCAGTTGCACTCTATGTGGTGATTATTTAGTGTACCTAAATAGCTATATGTACTAAAGCATTGACGTGACATTATATTTGCATGTTAGGATTTGTTCTCTGCTGGTAGTGACACAAGCTCTAGTACAGTGGAATGGGCAATGACGGAGCTTCTCCAAAACCCAGCATCAATGTCTAGCGCTTGCAATGAGCTTGCAGAAGTTATTGGCTCCAAAAGAAACATTGAAGAAGATGATATTGTTCGGTTGCCCTATCTCCAAGCTGTCATAAAAGAGACTTTTCGACTTCATCCCCCGGGCCCGCTCTTGTTGCCACGCAAACCCGAGAGAACACTGAAAATAGCCGGTTACACAATACCTAAAGATTCACGTGTGTTCATAAATGTATGGGCGATAGGTCGAGATAAAGATGTATGGATCGAACCTGAAAAGTTTAGGCCAGCGAGGTTCTTGGGTTCAACAGTTGACTTTAGGGGTGCTGAttttgagctccttccatttggtGCCGGACGTCGGATCTGCCCTGGAATGCCATTGGCTATTAGGATGGTGCATTTGGTCCTTGCTTCGTTGTTAAATCAATTTAACTGGAGCTTCCCTGTTGAACTTGAAAGGGATGGGATTGATATGGAAGAAAAGTTTGGCCTATCACTAACGAAGGTCGTGCCTCTTCGTATTGTACCAACACCGATTTGAATTAGAAACAaaatgtgtccctagtaagactGCTTAATGTTTTAATATGTAATAATCCAAATGTATCACCCATGGAATTTATACCGTTATTTATGTCATAGTTAAAATAATTCTTTTAAAAAACTTGACTTCCTCGGAGTGTACAAGTTGAATGATATGTTGTTTTTGCGGGGAGATATGATGTGTTAC
This region of Triticum aestivum cultivar Chinese Spring chromosome 2D, IWGSC CS RefSeq v2.1, whole genome shotgun sequence genomic DNA includes:
- the LOC123056068 gene encoding geraniol 8-hydroxylase yields the protein MAHGSAARCGIAASPEAVRSVWCPNAVADMQPLRWCTEAKVNAAWTSGNANMARHARRGRRAVTVGEAESHSPAHHIVHRSGRRNCIVMDVTGSSQDGSIIDPTSTGTVRVPGYDKEKSRCTDIVLHRTEWSNRHAVFDAEVDGRLRGRDAGQPRKNDFLDVLLDVAAREDGKDLLDRQTLRSLFTDLFSAGSDTSSSTVEWAMTELLQNPASMSSACNELAEVIGSKRNIEEDDIVRLPYLQAVIKETFRLHPPGPLLLPRKPERTLKIAGYTIPKDSRVFINVWAIGRDKDVWIEPEKFRPARFLGSTVDFRGADFELLPFGAGRRICPGMPLAIRMVHLVLASLLNQFNWSFPVELERDGIDMEEKFGLSLTKVVPLRIVPTPI